In Cheilinus undulatus linkage group 14, ASM1832078v1, whole genome shotgun sequence, a genomic segment contains:
- the hmgn3 gene encoding high mobility group nucleosome-binding domain-containing protein 3 isoform X2: MPKRKSPEGPEGKEASKVTKQLPTRRSERLSARPAPPKPEAKPKKAIVKKVADDKGVKAKKGGAKGKKEDGPAQNGETKTNEVTEPAEEATEEKA; this comes from the exons ATGCCGAAGAGAAAG TCGCCAGAGGGTCCTGAGGGTAAGGAGGCCTCCAAAGTCACAAAACAACTG CCCACCAGAAGGTCGGAGAGATTGTCAGCG AGGCCTGCTCCACCCAAGCCTGAGGCCAAGCCCAAGAAGGCCATCGTCAAG AAGGTGGCAGATGACAAGGGGGTGAAGGCAAAGAAAGGTGGCGCTAAAGGGAAGAAGGAAGATGGCCCTGCCCAAAATGGAGAGACCAAGACTAATGAG GTAACTGAACCAGCGGAGGAGGCGACTGAGGAGAAGGCGTAA
- the hmgn3 gene encoding high mobility group nucleosome-binding domain-containing protein 3 isoform X1, with protein MPKRKSPEGPEGKEASKVTKQLPTRRSERLSARPAPPKPEAKPKKAIVKKVADDKGVKAKKGGAKGKKEDGPAQNGETKTNEIYVSRPSVSVSSSRSTAPSLMSVRGQSETVRVKGN; from the exons ATGCCGAAGAGAAAG TCGCCAGAGGGTCCTGAGGGTAAGGAGGCCTCCAAAGTCACAAAACAACTG CCCACCAGAAGGTCGGAGAGATTGTCAGCG AGGCCTGCTCCACCCAAGCCTGAGGCCAAGCCCAAGAAGGCCATCGTCAAG AAGGTGGCAGATGACAAGGGGGTGAAGGCAAAGAAAGGTGGCGCTAAAGGGAAGAAGGAAGATGGCCCTGCCCAAAATGGAGAGACCAAGACTAATGAG ATCTACGTGTCTCGTCCGTCTGTCAGTGTGTCATCCAGCAGAAGCACGGCTCCCTCCTTGATGTCAGTGAGAGGGCAGAGTGAGACAGTGAGAGTTAAGG GTAACTGA